From a region of the Neobacillus niacini genome:
- a CDS encoding penicillin-binding protein 1A, whose translation MAESREERRKKLQQSKGKQKAKKKPSGIVKKILLVLVALGIIGILAGVGTFAYLVKDTPKLDPKLLKDPISSKVLDKDGELIAEVGSVNREYVNYKDIPKLVEDAVLAVEDVRFYKHHGLDPIRLAGAVVANFREGFGSEGASTITQQVIKNSFLTPEKTIKRKVQEVWMAYQLEQKYTKHQIFEMYVNKVFVSENSHGLATAAKIYYGKPLSELTLPEAAQLAGMPQSPNNYNPFDHPDLAEKRRNIVLMLMEQHGYITKEQLEEAKSVPVTASLVKEEERVRDEKPFDSFVDAVIDEVEEQGDFDIFSDGLTIHTTLDQNAQLQVNTILNTDEVINYPDAEFQAGIALIDTKTGEIRAIGGGRNQEVSRGFNYAIDTQRQPGSTIKPVLDYAPAIEYLNWGTYQTIEDKPIKYTTGQEFGNWDNKYMGAISMRTALQYSRNTPAVQALQQVGLEKAKEFAINLGIPLKEIYESYAIGGFGDKTVGVSPLQMAGAYSAFGNNGMYTKPYAVKKIVLRDGTVLDTAPESKVVMKDSTAFMITDMLKSVLVSPGTGTAAKVPGLPIAGKTGTTNYSEADMKKWNITSSKVVPDAWFAGYTTNYTAAVWTGYSSIKTPIQPGADQKIAQLIFKNLMEYVSKDIKTPDFSVPDSVQKVRIEKGSKPPALASEFTPDSEVITEYAVKGHAPKTVSEKFNKIAAPSNPKAVYDAEKNNVILTWDYNKQDNANVQFEITVSDGIEPNTSTVTERGVTLQNPTPGTTYSITITAIIDGKRSDPATTSVQIPLPQQEETDDGNGTGNGNGNGNGNGNGDGNGDGNGEGDGTGGDEPVTTEPGNGNGNGNGNGNGNGNGG comes from the coding sequence ATGGCAGAATCGAGAGAGGAGCGCCGTAAAAAACTCCAACAGTCCAAAGGAAAACAAAAAGCGAAGAAAAAACCTAGCGGTATCGTTAAAAAGATTCTTCTAGTTCTTGTAGCACTTGGAATTATTGGTATTTTGGCTGGCGTTGGAACTTTTGCTTATTTAGTAAAGGATACTCCTAAACTTGATCCAAAATTATTAAAAGACCCCATCTCTTCTAAAGTTTTAGATAAAGATGGCGAGCTGATTGCAGAAGTTGGTTCGGTAAATCGTGAATACGTAAACTACAAGGATATACCAAAACTTGTTGAAGATGCCGTTTTAGCAGTGGAGGATGTTCGATTTTATAAACACCATGGTTTGGATCCAATCCGCTTGGCAGGTGCGGTTGTTGCCAATTTCCGTGAAGGATTTGGTTCTGAAGGCGCAAGTACCATTACACAGCAGGTTATTAAAAATTCATTTTTGACACCTGAAAAAACCATCAAACGTAAAGTCCAGGAAGTATGGATGGCCTATCAGCTAGAACAAAAATATACAAAGCACCAAATCTTTGAAATGTATGTGAACAAAGTCTTTGTATCTGAAAATAGCCATGGTCTTGCGACGGCTGCAAAGATTTATTATGGAAAACCATTAAGTGAGCTTACCCTTCCAGAAGCTGCACAGCTGGCTGGAATGCCGCAAAGCCCAAATAATTACAATCCATTTGATCACCCTGATTTAGCAGAAAAGAGACGTAATATTGTTTTAATGTTAATGGAACAGCATGGATATATCACTAAAGAGCAATTAGAAGAAGCAAAAAGTGTGCCTGTAACAGCCTCATTAGTAAAAGAAGAGGAAAGAGTAAGAGATGAGAAGCCGTTTGATTCATTTGTTGATGCGGTTATAGATGAAGTAGAGGAGCAAGGTGACTTTGATATCTTCTCAGATGGGTTAACCATTCATACTACCCTTGATCAAAATGCACAATTGCAAGTAAATACCATACTTAATACTGATGAAGTCATCAACTATCCTGATGCAGAATTTCAAGCAGGGATAGCTCTCATTGACACAAAAACAGGTGAAATCCGTGCAATTGGCGGCGGACGTAACCAAGAAGTTAGCCGTGGGTTTAACTACGCGATTGACACGCAGCGGCAGCCCGGTTCGACCATTAAACCAGTTCTCGATTACGCCCCTGCTATAGAATACCTTAATTGGGGTACCTATCAGACAATTGAGGATAAACCGATTAAATATACAACTGGTCAAGAATTTGGCAACTGGGATAACAAATATATGGGAGCCATATCAATGCGTACTGCCCTGCAGTATTCCAGAAATACTCCTGCAGTTCAAGCTCTTCAGCAGGTTGGTTTAGAAAAGGCTAAAGAATTTGCTATTAACCTAGGTATTCCATTAAAAGAAATTTATGAATCCTATGCCATCGGCGGCTTTGGAGACAAAACAGTAGGAGTATCTCCTCTCCAAATGGCCGGAGCCTATAGTGCTTTTGGAAATAACGGAATGTATACAAAACCTTATGCAGTCAAAAAAATTGTCCTTCGAGATGGTACAGTTCTTGACACTGCACCAGAATCAAAAGTTGTCATGAAGGATTCCACTGCTTTCATGATTACAGATATGTTAAAGAGCGTTCTTGTTTCTCCAGGTACTGGTACAGCAGCAAAGGTTCCAGGGCTTCCAATTGCAGGGAAAACAGGTACCACTAACTATTCAGAAGCTGATATGAAAAAATGGAATATTACTAGCAGCAAGGTTGTTCCTGATGCATGGTTTGCAGGGTATACAACCAACTACACTGCGGCTGTTTGGACGGGTTATTCCAGTATTAAAACACCTATTCAACCAGGAGCGGACCAAAAAATCGCACAATTAATCTTTAAGAATCTCATGGAATATGTATCTAAAGATATCAAGACACCTGACTTCTCTGTTCCTGATAGCGTGCAAAAGGTTAGAATTGAAAAAGGTTCTAAACCACCTGCATTAGCAAGCGAATTTACTCCGGATAGTGAGGTCATTACAGAGTATGCCGTGAAAGGACATGCACCAAAAACGGTCTCAGAGAAATTCAACAAGATTGCTGCACCTAGCAATCCAAAAGCAGTCTATGATGCAGAAAAAAATAATGTGATCCTAACATGGGATTACAACAAACAAGATAATGCTAATGTTCAATTTGAAATTACAGTTTCTGATGGCATTGAACCAAACACATCAACTGTTACAGAAAGAGGGGTTACACTTCAGAATCCAACACCGGGCACAACGTATAGCATTACAATCACAGCTATTATAGACGGTAAGAGAAGTGACCCAGCAACAACCTCTGTCCAAATACCTTTGCCTCAACAGGAAGAAACGGATGATGGTAACGGTACCGGCAATGGTAATGGTAATGGTAACGGTAACGGTAATGGTGACGGTAATGGTGACGGTAATGGCGAAGGAGACGGTACCGGTGGTGATGAACCTGTAACCACAGAGCCGGGAAATGGGAATGGCAACGGCAACGGTAACGGTAATGGTAATGGTAACGGAGGATAA